The Bacteriovorax sp. Seq25_V genome includes a region encoding these proteins:
- a CDS encoding TlpA disulfide reductase family protein, with product MKKIILILISLSTFSNEVKFNAINAPIYKQEKENLLLDSKSGKVVLNFWASWCTSCIEELPLLESLKLDPKSKSYKFYGISSGDTDKKIAKFVKRHGYPYTIIKDEDKSISKSWNITTLPITVIIDNGKILYTGTRPPKSLP from the coding sequence ATGAAAAAAATAATATTGATACTTATCTCATTATCGACATTCTCAAATGAAGTAAAATTTAACGCGATCAATGCTCCGATTTACAAACAAGAAAAAGAGAATCTTTTACTAGATTCAAAATCAGGCAAAGTCGTTTTAAATTTCTGGGCAAGTTGGTGTACAAGTTGTATCGAAGAGCTCCCACTTCTTGAAAGCTTAAAATTAGATCCAAAATCAAAGTCTTATAAATTCTATGGTATTAGTTCTGGGGATACTGACAAGAAAATTGCAAAATTTGTAAAACGTCATGGTTACCCTTATACAATTATAAAGGATGAAGATAAATCGATTTCAAAATCATGGAATATTACGACTCTTCCAATAACAGTTATTATCGATAACGGAAAGATTCTTTATACGGGAACGCGGCCACCAAAAAGTCTTCCTTAA
- a CDS encoding FAD:protein FMN transferase translates to MIHKEERFMNSTFTIKSYDKISDCLLSKAFSLISDFEKKYTVFHPSFFNNLNEYAGKRSIDIDDETIELFDLSKKYYDLSDGLFNIAFQTPKYSFNDIEINVQKKTAYLPYPDMKISLGGIGKGYIVDKVFHFLKEEGVQNFYINGGGDLRVASAPHSPRPWRIGISNPFNSENTVGHVALTNQAFATSGTYIKGNHIQTFTQDEKAISISILSSTTVDADIMATIGLTKSIVDAKLFYDTNDIWATIIDNSGKVFLTKKALSTHYK, encoded by the coding sequence ATGATTCATAAAGAAGAACGCTTCATGAATTCAACATTCACGATTAAGTCTTATGACAAGATTAGTGATTGTTTACTTTCTAAGGCGTTCTCTCTCATAAGTGACTTCGAAAAGAAGTACACTGTATTTCATCCATCATTCTTTAATAACTTAAACGAATATGCAGGAAAAAGATCAATCGACATTGATGATGAGACTATCGAGCTATTTGATCTTTCTAAAAAATATTATGATTTATCTGATGGTCTGTTTAACATAGCTTTCCAGACACCAAAGTATAGCTTCAACGACATTGAGATAAACGTGCAAAAAAAGACCGCTTACCTTCCTTATCCAGACATGAAGATATCACTTGGCGGAATTGGAAAAGGCTATATAGTAGATAAGGTTTTCCATTTTCTAAAAGAAGAGGGAGTTCAAAACTTCTATATTAATGGTGGCGGCGATCTCCGGGTAGCAAGCGCACCTCATTCTCCTAGGCCATGGCGTATAGGTATTTCAAATCCTTTTAATTCTGAAAACACAGTCGGACATGTTGCTTTAACAAACCAAGCATTTGCGACAAGTGGAACATATATAAAAGGCAATCATATTCAAACATTCACACAAGATGAGAAAGCTATTTCGATATCGATTCTTTCTTCGACAACTGTGGATGCGGATATCATGGCCACCATAGGCTTAACAAAAAGCATTGTCGACGCGAAATTGTTCTATGATACAAATGATATCTGGGCGACAATTATTGATAATTCAGGAAAAGTATTTTTAACGAAGAAAGCACTAAGTACACACTATAAATAG
- a CDS encoding DUF3570 domain-containing protein: protein MAVTKKKVILAILSTIANSSYAEKLLPGKWKSKFIFNFYDQDSNNGDQVYDGTKDEGLTVIEPMLFISHQIDSTTNVSGHVVLDAWSAESDTKLDGNTGESGKGIGNQSRVSGNFSYAKEINKVKLTPHLGFSSEYDYKSFNGGLAYEQSFAKDNFVLGLGVDYFHDSTKLFDYANEKTTDFKDKRVYSYNISASQILTYTDIINFNINYIRQTGALESIRNSTPLNGSRYPENLPALRDRFAASTQFIHGFNDENSISLKYRYYKDSWEMKASTIETSYRKMIQDDDGFLEFNYRYHTQDEVEYFKKSLITAQTYVTSDSDQASFDANRFGMLYSFNRGEVDLSLFKTDKFEYTIAAYHYFRSNKLKYNVLQASLGIEF, encoded by the coding sequence GTGGCTGTAACTAAAAAGAAAGTAATTCTTGCAATTTTGAGTACCATTGCAAACTCAAGTTATGCCGAAAAACTATTACCAGGAAAATGGAAATCAAAATTCATTTTTAATTTCTATGATCAAGACTCAAATAATGGTGATCAAGTATATGATGGTACAAAAGATGAAGGTCTAACAGTCATTGAACCAATGCTCTTTATTTCTCACCAAATAGATTCGACAACTAATGTCTCTGGGCATGTTGTACTTGATGCTTGGAGTGCAGAATCTGATACAAAACTAGATGGCAACACTGGAGAATCAGGAAAGGGCATTGGAAATCAATCTCGTGTTTCAGGCAATTTCTCATATGCTAAAGAAATCAATAAAGTTAAGCTTACGCCACATCTGGGATTTAGTAGTGAGTATGACTATAAAAGCTTTAATGGTGGTCTTGCATACGAACAGTCATTCGCAAAAGATAATTTTGTTCTCGGCCTTGGAGTTGATTACTTTCATGACAGCACGAAGCTCTTTGACTATGCAAATGAAAAAACGACTGACTTCAAAGATAAAAGGGTTTATTCATACAATATTTCAGCAAGTCAAATACTTACTTATACAGACATTATTAACTTTAATATCAACTATATCAGACAAACAGGCGCACTTGAGAGTATTAGAAACTCAACTCCATTAAACGGTTCTCGTTACCCTGAAAACTTACCTGCCTTAAGAGATCGTTTTGCCGCTTCTACTCAGTTTATCCATGGCTTTAATGATGAGAATTCAATTTCTCTAAAGTATCGCTACTACAAAGATAGTTGGGAAATGAAAGCAAGCACTATCGAAACATCGTATCGAAAAATGATTCAAGATGATGATGGTTTTCTCGAGTTTAACTATAGATATCACACACAAGATGAGGTTGAGTATTTTAAGAAGTCTCTTATTACCGCTCAAACATATGTGACAAGTGATTCAGACCAGGCTTCATTTGATGCAAATCGCTTCGGTATGCTCTATTCTTTCAACAGAGGAGAAGTTGATCTTAGCCTTTTCAAGACTGATAAGTTTGAATATACTATCGCTGCCTATCACTACTTCCGCTCAAACAAGCTTAAGTACAATGTTCTTCAAGCAAGCTTAGGGATTGAATTTTAA
- a CDS encoding DUF4266 domain-containing protein, protein MKLLFLTLIITMLYSCANVDQIDRGRLSSRIMQANPSPEESVFIEEVNSYREGAVGGSSSVGGGCGCN, encoded by the coding sequence ATGAAATTATTATTTCTTACATTAATTATTACAATGCTCTACTCATGTGCAAATGTTGATCAAATTGACCGTGGGAGATTATCAAGTCGCATTATGCAGGCGAATCCTTCTCCAGAGGAAAGCGTCTTTATTGAAGAAGTCAATAGTTACAGAGAAGGTGCCGTTGGTGGTTCTAGTTCTGTAGGTGGTGGTTGTGGCTGTAACTAA
- a CDS encoding phosphate ABC transporter substrate-binding protein — MKSLFIICLSFFALGREKIIVTGSSTIAPLLSDIAKVYERSHLDTRIDVQTGGSSRGVNDARKELSQIGMVSRSLKPAEEDLQKFTIAKDGISIILNSSNKIDKISFENIRKIYLGEIKNWKELGGDDQQIVVVNKAEGRSTLELFVQFFNLKNSEIKADVIIGDNEQGIKTVSRNRFAIGYVSIGTAEYNQSVGVPIKLLPMKGIVASVQNVANGSYPLSRELNLVTKMKPVGNIRDFIKFATSENVSDLIREHYFVPISTK, encoded by the coding sequence ATGAAATCTTTATTTATCATTTGTTTGTCATTCTTTGCTCTTGGTAGAGAGAAAATTATCGTCACAGGTTCAAGTACAATTGCTCCTTTATTATCTGATATAGCGAAGGTTTATGAGCGCTCTCACTTAGATACTCGAATCGATGTTCAAACAGGAGGTTCTTCTCGCGGTGTAAATGATGCACGTAAAGAATTATCACAAATCGGGATGGTTTCACGTTCTTTAAAACCTGCAGAGGAAGATTTACAGAAATTTACTATAGCTAAAGATGGAATATCTATTATTTTAAATAGTTCAAATAAAATCGATAAGATTAGCTTCGAAAATATTAGAAAGATCTATCTTGGAGAAATTAAGAATTGGAAAGAACTTGGTGGGGATGATCAACAGATTGTTGTCGTTAATAAGGCCGAAGGTCGTTCGACATTAGAATTATTTGTTCAGTTTTTTAATTTAAAGAACTCCGAAATTAAAGCGGATGTTATTATTGGAGATAATGAACAGGGGATAAAAACGGTTAGCAGAAATCGATTTGCTATTGGTTATGTATCGATTGGAACTGCTGAATATAATCAGTCAGTAGGGGTGCCTATAAAGCTTTTGCCAATGAAAGGTATCGTGGCTTCTGTTCAAAATGTTGCAAATGGAAGTTATCCTTTATCAAGAGAGCTCAATCTTGTCACAAAGATGAAACCAGTAGGGAATATTAGAGACTTTATTAAATTTGCTACTTCAGAAAATGTATCTGATCTAATACGTGAGCACTATTTTGTACCGATATCTACTAAGTAA
- the pstC gene encoding phosphate ABC transporter permease subunit PstC, with protein MSTILYRYLLSKRDLYFNYLLRSAGVLCSLSVFLIFLFLVKESSSVLSGNSLSMFYENSWFPSEGQFNLVPIIVASVLLSLGAIVIALPLGLFTALFTQFYLGQTSRIAFRKIIELYTGIPSVIFGFWGLVKLVPLINEYRPPGQSMLAGILVLSLMIFPIISLNLISAIEMSSKKVLNVSDALGLSRETYIWKILFPNIKGHFLSSSLIALGRALGETMAVLMVCGNIVQIPGSIFDPIRSLTANIALEMAYATGAHRSALFLSGLVLFLLTLAMFLILKSLKVDNDE; from the coding sequence GTGAGCACTATTTTGTACCGATATCTACTAAGTAAGAGGGATCTCTACTTCAATTATCTACTTAGATCAGCAGGTGTTCTTTGCTCACTGTCTGTCTTTTTAATATTTCTTTTTCTTGTAAAAGAAAGTTCAAGTGTTTTATCGGGAAATAGTCTATCCATGTTTTATGAGAACTCATGGTTTCCTAGTGAAGGTCAGTTTAATCTTGTTCCGATTATAGTGGCCAGTGTTCTTCTTAGTTTGGGAGCAATTGTGATTGCTCTACCGCTTGGGTTATTTACGGCCTTGTTTACTCAGTTTTATCTTGGGCAGACGAGTCGTATTGCATTTAGAAAAATTATTGAACTTTATACTGGAATTCCATCTGTTATTTTTGGTTTTTGGGGACTCGTAAAGCTTGTTCCACTTATCAATGAGTACCGGCCTCCCGGTCAAAGTATGTTAGCTGGTATACTAGTTCTGTCATTGATGATTTTCCCAATAATTAGTTTGAATTTAATATCTGCCATAGAGATGTCTTCTAAAAAAGTTTTGAACGTGAGCGATGCTCTCGGTTTATCTCGTGAAACTTATATTTGGAAAATACTTTTCCCAAATATAAAAGGTCATTTCCTTTCATCATCTTTAATTGCACTAGGAAGAGCTTTGGGAGAAACGATGGCGGTATTAATGGTATGTGGGAATATTGTTCAAATCCCTGGAAGCATCTTTGATCCAATAAGAAGCTTAACAGCAAATATTGCATTGGAGATGGCCTATGCAACTGGCGCTCATCGTTCAGCTCTTTTTCTTTCCGGTCTTGTTTTATTTTTGCTGACACTTGCCATGTTTTTAATTTTAAAATCATTGAAGGTTGATAATGATGAATAG
- the pstA gene encoding phosphate ABC transporter permease PstA, whose translation MMNRIGKVLSWLSGILVVMILFSILGDIVGVSFKYIDINYFLESSMSAGRKGGVYPIIVSTVVITALTVVFTVPLGLLVAIYLSKHFPKQSAFSGYVRSMVHVLSGVPSIVFGLFGNALFCVYFGMGFSLFSGALTLSCMALPLFISSVEKGISSIPNSILQTTKSLGLSLYTTYRSILIPISIPSIIAGLVLSIGRALAETAALIFTSGYVDRLPESIWDSGRTLSVHIYDLAMNVPGGDIGAYKSSFVLILLILFINSSFSIFAKAVFGKGNTV comes from the coding sequence ATGATGAATAGAATTGGGAAAGTACTTTCTTGGCTTTCGGGAATTTTAGTAGTGATGATCTTGTTTTCAATTCTTGGAGATATTGTCGGCGTTTCTTTTAAATATATCGATATTAATTACTTTCTTGAATCCTCTATGTCGGCGGGTCGAAAAGGGGGAGTATATCCAATTATCGTATCAACAGTTGTTATAACTGCATTGACAGTTGTTTTCACTGTTCCATTAGGGTTGTTAGTGGCCATTTATCTTTCGAAACACTTTCCTAAACAGAGTGCTTTCTCTGGATATGTTAGAAGTATGGTTCATGTACTTTCCGGTGTACCGTCTATTGTTTTTGGTTTATTTGGAAATGCTCTTTTTTGTGTTTATTTTGGAATGGGATTCTCGTTGTTTTCTGGTGCACTTACTTTAAGTTGCATGGCCTTACCCTTGTTTATCAGTTCCGTAGAAAAGGGAATTAGTTCAATTCCAAATAGTATTCTGCAGACAACTAAGTCCCTTGGTTTAAGTCTGTATACAACTTATCGATCAATACTTATTCCCATATCAATACCGAGTATCATTGCAGGACTTGTTCTAAGTATTGGTAGAGCTCTCGCAGAAACGGCTGCTCTTATCTTTACTTCTGGTTATGTCGATCGTTTACCTGAATCTATTTGGGATTCAGGTAGAACTTTATCTGTACATATTTATGACCTTGCAATGAATGTTCCTGGTGGTGATATCGGCGCCTATAAATCTTCATTTGTTTTGATCTTATTAATTCTTTTTATTAATTCAAGTTTTTCGATTTTTGCTAAAGCAGTTTTTGGAAAGGGGAATACTGTATGA
- a CDS encoding phosphate ABC transporter ATP-binding protein — protein MNYPWKTHLEDSPCCPPSPVIEVKNLSLFYKSVCAFKDITLTVNRFCVTGIIGPSGCGKSSFLQAINRLIENISGVKITGDIIVDGISIFDSRVNLVGLRKKIGLIFQEPTPLPLSIYENIALPLKEHHFDNIDDRVREALSDVGLWDEVQDKLHQSALKLSGGQKQRLCIARSIALDPEIILLDEPCSSLDPISTEIIEKLIIKLKSRFTIVIVTHNLAQARRVCDHLCAFWYDFESKSGYLLEEGSSLEIFDSPKSAILEDYIGGIRG, from the coding sequence ATGAACTATCCATGGAAAACGCATTTAGAAGATTCTCCATGCTGTCCGCCATCTCCAGTGATCGAAGTTAAAAATCTTTCGCTGTTTTATAAAAGTGTATGTGCCTTTAAAGATATCACCCTAACTGTAAATCGTTTTTGTGTCACCGGAATCATAGGTCCAAGTGGTTGTGGAAAGAGTAGCTTTCTTCAGGCAATCAATCGATTGATTGAAAATATCAGTGGAGTAAAAATCACCGGTGATATTATAGTAGATGGAATAAGTATCTTTGACAGTCGAGTCAATCTTGTCGGTCTTAGAAAGAAAATTGGATTAATCTTTCAAGAGCCAACACCTTTACCGTTAAGTATTTATGAAAATATCGCACTCCCTTTAAAAGAGCACCATTTTGATAATATAGATGATCGTGTAAGAGAGGCACTGAGTGATGTTGGCTTGTGGGATGAGGTTCAGGATAAATTACACCAGTCAGCATTAAAATTATCTGGTGGACAAAAACAGAGGTTGTGTATCGCTCGTAGTATTGCCCTTGATCCTGAAATTATTCTACTTGATGAGCCATGCTCTAGTCTTGATCCAATTTCAACGGAGATAATTGAGAAATTAATTATTAAGCTCAAATCTCGATTTACTATTGTTATCGTGACTCATAATCTCGCACAGGCTCGACGTGTTTGTGACCACCTCTGTGCATTTTGGTACGATTTTGAAAGCAAGAGTGGATATTTGTTGGAAGAGGGAAGTAGCCTCGAAATTTTTGATTCACCAAAAAGTGCAATCCTTGAAGATTATATTGGTGGAATTCGAGGCTGA
- a CDS encoding radical SAM protein, which translates to MEQLKFQDMHTTAKGEQRASVKLNKLSTLWFNTGTLCNLECKNCYIESSPKNDRLSYLSVSDIIPYLDEVEGLPSIGFTGGEPFLNPSIIGLLEEVLKRGHELLVLTNANRVIKKHRPELLRLKELFGHKLKLRVSLDHFSKELHDQERGAGAFDRTLDELKWLFDHGFDLSIASRSLSKESQEESLLGHQELLLNAKINIDLNDKLVIFPEMDSKRDVPEITTACWGILNKSPDDQMCASERMIVKRKGEASPVVMPCTLLAYDDKFVLGKTLSESSKEVYLNHRFCAEFCVLGGASCSKTK; encoded by the coding sequence GTGGAACAGTTAAAGTTTCAAGATATGCATACTACAGCAAAGGGCGAACAGAGAGCTAGCGTAAAACTAAATAAACTTTCGACTCTCTGGTTTAATACTGGGACACTGTGTAATCTTGAATGCAAGAATTGTTATATAGAGTCATCGCCTAAAAATGATAGACTCTCATATTTGAGTGTTTCAGATATTATTCCTTATCTTGATGAGGTTGAAGGTCTACCAAGTATTGGTTTCACAGGGGGAGAACCCTTTTTAAATCCCTCTATAATAGGACTTTTAGAAGAGGTTCTTAAAAGAGGCCACGAACTTCTAGTCCTAACAAATGCCAATAGAGTAATCAAAAAACATCGTCCAGAACTACTTCGACTTAAAGAACTCTTTGGTCATAAATTAAAGCTTCGTGTTTCCCTTGATCACTTTTCAAAAGAGCTTCATGATCAAGAGCGAGGAGCGGGTGCATTTGATAGAACCCTTGATGAACTTAAATGGCTATTTGACCATGGTTTTGACCTCTCGATTGCAAGTAGATCCCTCTCTAAAGAAAGTCAGGAAGAATCTCTACTCGGTCATCAAGAACTTCTCTTAAATGCCAAGATAAATATTGATCTTAATGATAAGCTTGTCATCTTTCCAGAGATGGATAGTAAGAGAGATGTTCCTGAAATTACCACCGCATGTTGGGGAATACTTAATAAAAGTCCTGATGATCAAATGTGTGCATCAGAGAGAATGATAGTTAAACGTAAAGGAGAAGCTTCTCCTGTTGTTATGCCTTGTACTCTACTCGCATATGACGATAAATTTGTTCTAGGAAAAACTCTCTCTGAGAGTTCAAAAGAAGTTTATTTAAATCATCGCTTCTGCGCGGAGTTTTGTGTCCTAGGTGGAGCAAGCTGCTCAAAAACAAAATAA
- a CDS encoding methyltransferase domain-containing protein: protein MENTTKSVQDYYGKELQSSSDLKTNACCTAVTYPDKIKKILAKIHDEVMTKYYGCGLTIPSELNGLRILDLGSGSGRDCYLASKLVGENGYVIGVDMTDEQLAVANRHIDYHTEQFGYKKSNVEFKKGHIEQLDELNIDNNSLDLIISNCVINLSTNKLKVLSDCFNKLKQGGEMYFSDVYVNKRIPKELASDPVIYGECLGGALYWNDFLTFAKKAGFQDPRVVEVAPITIENKELEEKLEGFEFYSVTYRLFKIAELETDCEDYGQAVIYKGTIDDLPNSFQLDTGHFFAKGKVEAVCGNTYLMLHESRYKKHFEFIGDFSTHYGIFEGCGSENPFAHVTISSDSSGAGSCC, encoded by the coding sequence ATGGAAAACACGACTAAATCCGTCCAAGATTATTATGGAAAAGAACTTCAAAGCTCAAGTGACCTAAAGACAAATGCATGTTGTACTGCGGTTACGTATCCAGACAAGATAAAGAAAATCCTAGCAAAGATTCATGATGAAGTTATGACAAAATATTATGGCTGTGGCCTTACTATTCCCTCCGAACTTAATGGACTTCGTATCTTAGATCTTGGTTCTGGAAGTGGACGCGATTGCTATCTCGCAAGTAAGCTTGTTGGAGAGAACGGCTATGTTATTGGTGTTGATATGACTGATGAGCAGCTCGCTGTCGCCAATAGACATATCGACTATCACACAGAACAGTTTGGTTACAAAAAAAGTAATGTTGAATTTAAGAAAGGTCATATCGAGCAACTTGACGAATTAAATATTGATAACAATTCTCTCGATTTAATTATTTCAAATTGTGTTATAAATCTCTCTACAAATAAGCTGAAAGTTCTTAGCGACTGTTTTAACAAGCTTAAGCAAGGTGGAGAAATGTACTTCTCTGATGTTTATGTTAACAAGAGAATTCCTAAGGAACTTGCTAGTGATCCTGTAATCTATGGGGAATGTCTAGGTGGAGCCCTATATTGGAATGACTTTCTAACTTTTGCAAAAAAAGCAGGATTCCAAGACCCAAGAGTTGTTGAAGTCGCTCCCATTACAATTGAAAATAAAGAACTAGAAGAAAAGCTTGAAGGATTCGAATTCTACTCTGTTACTTATCGTCTATTTAAAATTGCTGAACTTGAAACAGACTGTGAAGACTACGGCCAAGCAGTTATCTATAAAGGAACAATAGATGATCTTCCAAATAGTTTTCAACTAGATACTGGTCACTTCTTTGCAAAAGGAAAAGTAGAAGCTGTCTGTGGAAATACATACCTTATGCTTCATGAATCACGTTATAAGAAGCACTTTGAATTTATTGGTGATTTCTCAACACACTATGGAATTTTTGAAGGGTGTGGAAGTGAAAACCCATTCGCTCATGTCACGATCTCGTCAGATTCTTCAGGAGCAGGGAGTTGTTGCTAG
- a CDS encoding FAD-dependent oxidoreductase, translating to MKRFGPKIVVLLIFVGAIIAYRHYNLGELLTLEFIKANQGKLQEYYTGNQLQTLSIFFVLYVLTTALSLPGATVLTLLAGALFGLFTGFILVSFASTVGATIAFLISRFILKDYVEKKFSKQVKAINEGIEKDGAIYLLSLRLIPIFPFFVINLVMGLTSIRVLTFYIVSQLGMIAGTLVYVNAGLQLGSINSLSQIFTFKLFASFALLGIFPLVAKFLMNVIKAKKVYSKFIRPKKFDYNMIAIGAGSAGLVTAYISSAVKAKVLLVEKHRMGGDCLNTGCVPSKALLKSAKIIHQAKNSKKYGIDKIDVSFDFKNIMGRVHKVIKEIEPHDSIERYTKLGVECVQGEAKILSPWEVEVNGKVYTTRNITIATGASPFVPAMPGIENINFLTSENLWQLDHLPSKLIVLGGGPIGCEMAQAFSRLGSSVTQVEMQERLMLGEDQVISEIIKKRLESEGVNILTSTRAKAFVVEDEVKYLIVEREGVESRIEFDEILIAVGRKANVKGFGVEELAIQLRTNGTIEANDYMQTNYPNIYVCGDVTGPFQLTHTASHQAWYCAVNGLFGKFKKFKVDYSVIPWATYTDPEVASVGLNEKRATEAGIAYEVTEYGIDDLDRAIADSEDHGVVRVLTVPGSDKILGATIVGNHASDLLLEFIAAMKHGFGLNKILGTIHIYPTMGEANKYLAGNWKRKQTKDYIFNILKSFHEWNR from the coding sequence GTGAAAAGATTCGGACCAAAAATCGTAGTCTTGCTCATATTTGTCGGGGCTATTATTGCATATAGACATTATAACTTAGGGGAATTACTCACTCTTGAATTTATCAAGGCAAATCAAGGGAAACTGCAGGAGTATTACACGGGTAATCAACTCCAAACGTTATCGATATTTTTTGTGCTCTACGTTTTGACGACAGCGCTTTCTCTTCCTGGAGCGACAGTTCTAACTCTACTTGCGGGCGCTCTTTTTGGTCTATTCACGGGATTTATACTTGTAAGTTTTGCAAGTACAGTGGGAGCTACCATTGCATTTCTAATTTCTCGATTTATTTTGAAAGATTATGTTGAAAAGAAATTTTCAAAACAAGTTAAAGCAATTAATGAAGGAATTGAAAAAGATGGAGCTATCTATTTGTTAAGCTTACGTCTTATTCCTATCTTTCCATTTTTTGTCATTAATCTTGTGATGGGGTTAACAAGTATAAGAGTGCTTACTTTTTATATTGTCAGTCAGCTAGGGATGATTGCAGGAACTCTTGTTTACGTTAATGCAGGACTTCAACTTGGAAGTATTAACTCTCTTTCTCAAATTTTTACATTTAAACTTTTCGCCTCATTTGCACTTCTTGGTATCTTCCCATTAGTTGCAAAGTTTTTAATGAATGTTATCAAGGCTAAAAAAGTTTATTCAAAATTTATTAGGCCCAAAAAATTTGATTATAATATGATTGCTATTGGAGCTGGTAGTGCTGGTTTGGTTACTGCTTATATTAGTAGTGCTGTCAAAGCGAAAGTCCTTCTGGTTGAGAAGCACCGTATGGGAGGTGACTGCTTAAACACAGGATGTGTTCCTTCCAAAGCATTGTTGAAGTCAGCGAAAATTATTCATCAAGCCAAAAACTCTAAAAAATACGGAATTGATAAAATTGATGTTAGCTTTGATTTTAAAAATATTATGGGCCGAGTTCATAAAGTTATTAAAGAGATTGAACCTCATGACTCAATCGAGAGATACACTAAGTTAGGAGTCGAATGTGTTCAAGGAGAAGCAAAAATTCTTTCTCCTTGGGAAGTCGAAGTCAATGGCAAGGTTTATACTACTCGAAATATCACTATCGCCACTGGAGCCAGTCCATTTGTTCCTGCGATGCCTGGAATTGAAAATATCAATTTTCTAACTTCTGAAAATCTATGGCAACTCGATCATCTACCTTCAAAATTAATTGTGCTTGGAGGAGGACCAATCGGCTGTGAGATGGCCCAAGCCTTTAGTCGTCTTGGTAGTTCTGTGACACAGGTAGAGATGCAAGAACGTCTTATGCTTGGTGAAGATCAAGTGATTAGCGAAATAATAAAAAAGAGACTGGAGAGTGAAGGGGTTAATATTTTAACTTCAACTAGGGCGAAAGCATTCGTCGTTGAGGATGAAGTAAAGTACTTGATTGTCGAAAGGGAAGGTGTGGAGAGTCGCATCGAATTTGATGAAATTCTTATCGCTGTAGGGCGTAAGGCAAATGTTAAAGGTTTCGGGGTTGAGGAGCTTGCTATACAGTTGCGTACAAATGGTACAATAGAAGCGAATGATTATATGCAGACAAATTATCCAAATATCTATGTTTGTGGTGATGTGACAGGCCCATTTCAGCTTACACATACAGCATCACATCAAGCATGGTATTGCGCTGTTAATGGACTTTTTGGAAAGTTTAAAAAGTTTAAAGTTGATTACTCTGTTATCCCATGGGCAACTTATACGGATCCTGAAGTGGCGAGTGTTGGTCTAAATGAGAAGCGTGCGACAGAAGCCGGTATTGCTTATGAAGTTACGGAATATGGAATAGATGACCTTGACCGTGCAATCGCTGACAGTGAAGATCATGGAGTGGTGCGAGTGTTAACAGTACCAGGAAGTGATAAGATTTTAGGAGCAACAATTGTTGGTAATCATGCCTCTGATCTCTTGTTAGAATTTATCGCAGCAATGAAACATGGTTTTGGATTGAATAAAATTCTTGGAACTATTCACATCTATCCGACTATGGGAGAGGCGAATAAGTATCTTGCAGGAAATTGGAAACGCAAACAAACTAAGGACTATATTTTTAATATTTTAAAGTCATTCCACGAATGGAATCGTTAA
- a CDS encoding response regulator, with amino-acid sequence MATNALSPAMDGITTTLEIRQIDNYQPTIVAMTANVFKEDQIKCKEAGMNAFLSKPLKKKIR; translated from the coding sequence TTGGCTACAAATGCTCTGTCGCCAGCAATGGATGGAATCACGACGACTTTAGAGATCAGACAAATTGACAACTATCAACCTACGATCGTAGCCATGACAGCTAACGTTTTCAAAGAAGATCAAATCAAGTGCAAAGAAGCTGGAATGAATGCATTCTTATCCAAACCATTAAAAAAAAAAATTCGCTGA